A stretch of Microbacterium sp. LWH3-1.2 DNA encodes these proteins:
- a CDS encoding FadR/GntR family transcriptional regulator, producing the protein MAVTDEAIEKIKDMIVRGELAPGSRLPPEKDLAERLGLSRNSMREAVKALEVIRVLDVRRGDGTYVTSLEPKLLLEAVSFVVDLHDDDSLLEIFAVRRILESHATGLAAQRADDDDVAGLDAEISGVAIDTDIESLVEHDVRFHSAIARLAGNDYLASLLESLTSQTVRARVWRGLTQAGAVERTLHEHRAILDAIADRDIGLATAAAQLHISGIERWLRQARDA; encoded by the coding sequence GTGGCCGTCACCGACGAAGCGATCGAGAAGATCAAGGACATGATCGTCCGCGGCGAGCTCGCTCCCGGGTCGCGCCTGCCTCCCGAGAAGGACCTCGCCGAACGCCTGGGCCTCTCTCGCAACTCGATGCGCGAGGCCGTGAAGGCGCTCGAGGTCATCCGCGTGCTCGATGTGCGGCGCGGCGACGGCACATACGTCACGAGCCTCGAGCCGAAGCTGCTGCTCGAGGCGGTCTCGTTCGTCGTCGACCTGCACGACGACGACTCCCTGCTCGAGATCTTCGCGGTGCGCCGCATCCTCGAGTCCCACGCGACGGGGCTGGCGGCGCAGCGCGCGGACGACGACGACGTGGCCGGATTGGATGCCGAGATCAGCGGCGTCGCGATCGACACCGACATCGAGTCCCTCGTCGAGCACGACGTGCGCTTCCACAGCGCGATCGCACGACTCGCGGGCAACGACTACCTCGCGAGCCTGCTTGAGAGCCTGACCAGCCAGACCGTGCGGGCCCGCGTGTGGCGAGGGCTCACCCAGGCCGGCGCCGTCGAGCGCACGCTTCACGAGCACCGGGCGATCCTCGACGCGATCGCCGACCGCGACATCGGGCTTGCGACCGCGGCCGCGCAGTTGCACATCTCGGGCATCGAGCGCTGGCTGCGCCAGGCCCGCGACGCCTGA
- a CDS encoding L-fuconate dehydratase has protein sequence MSRIVAFETTDIRFPTSLSLDGSDAMNLDPDYSAAYLRIVTDASDRVSGHAFVFTIGRGNDVQVAALDALAGHLIGREIEPLLDDMGAINRELIGDSQLRWLGPEKGVMHMAIGAVVNALWDIKAKRAGLPLWQLLSRMSPEELVALVDFRYLTNALTPDDALAILRAAEPGRAERERVLLATGYPAYTTSPGWLGYSDEKLARLCREAIADGFGQIKLKVGADLDDDIRRLRVAREVCGPDFPIAIDANQRWEVSEAIEWVNALAEFDPAWIEEPTSPDDVLGHAEIARAIAPMRVATGEHAQNRVIFKQLLQAGAISVMQIDAARVGGVNENIANLLLAAKYGVPVCPHAGGVGLCEAVQHLSMFDFVAVTGTREGRMIEYVDHLHEHFVVPTEVRGGVYVAPTAPGTGMEMKAASCAEYEYGTTDAAA, from the coding sequence GTGAGCCGCATCGTCGCCTTCGAGACGACAGACATCCGATTCCCCACGTCCCTGAGCCTCGACGGCTCCGATGCGATGAACCTCGACCCCGACTACTCGGCCGCCTATCTCCGTATCGTGACGGACGCTTCGGACCGCGTTTCGGGACACGCCTTCGTGTTCACGATCGGGCGCGGAAACGACGTGCAGGTCGCTGCGCTCGATGCCCTCGCCGGACACCTCATCGGCCGCGAGATCGAGCCGCTCCTCGACGACATGGGCGCGATCAACCGGGAGCTCATCGGCGACTCGCAGCTGCGCTGGCTCGGCCCCGAGAAGGGCGTCATGCACATGGCGATCGGGGCGGTCGTCAACGCGCTGTGGGATATCAAGGCCAAGCGCGCCGGACTTCCGCTGTGGCAGCTGCTGTCGCGGATGAGCCCCGAGGAGCTCGTCGCCCTCGTCGACTTCCGCTACCTCACGAACGCCCTCACCCCCGACGACGCGCTCGCGATCCTCCGGGCCGCCGAGCCCGGTCGCGCCGAGCGCGAGCGCGTCCTTCTCGCCACCGGCTACCCGGCGTACACGACCAGCCCCGGCTGGCTCGGCTACTCCGACGAGAAGCTCGCGCGCCTGTGCCGCGAGGCGATCGCCGACGGCTTCGGTCAGATCAAGCTCAAGGTGGGTGCCGACCTCGACGACGACATCCGCCGGCTCCGCGTCGCCCGCGAGGTGTGCGGCCCCGACTTCCCGATCGCGATCGACGCGAACCAGCGGTGGGAGGTCTCGGAGGCCATCGAGTGGGTGAACGCTCTCGCCGAGTTCGACCCCGCGTGGATCGAGGAGCCCACGAGTCCCGACGACGTGCTCGGCCACGCCGAGATCGCGCGCGCCATCGCGCCGATGCGGGTCGCGACGGGCGAGCACGCCCAGAACCGGGTGATCTTCAAGCAGCTGCTGCAGGCCGGCGCGATCTCGGTGATGCAGATCGACGCGGCCCGCGTCGGCGGGGTCAACGAGAACATCGCGAACCTCCTGCTGGCTGCCAAGTACGGCGTGCCGGTGTGCCCTCACGCGGGCGGCGTCGGGCTCTGCGAGGCCGTGCAGCACCTGTCGATGTTCGACTTCGTGGCCGTCACCGGCACCCGCGAGGGCCGCATGATCGAGTACGTCGACCACCTGCACGAGCACTTCGTCGTGCCGACCGAGGTGCGCGGCGGCGTGTATGTGGCGCCGACCGCACCCGGCACCGGCATGGAGATGAAGGCGGCCAGCTGCGCCGAGTACGAGTACGGGACGACGGATGCTGCGGCCTGA
- a CDS encoding amidohydrolase family protein, whose translation MRVVDGHLHLWDPEALTYEWLEGALLRSFGPDELDVALQDAPDADCGFVFVQAECAPEQAIAETDWVASLTSRVPVRGIVARAPLEDPAATDAHLAAFAERPLVIGVRRLLQSEPDGFCLRPGFLRSAEAVAAAGLTFDACVRWEQLPDVVALADALPDLAIVLDHLGKPEVGSPDDADPADGTPWAESLRDLAQRPNVVCKLSGLPAESAGEWTDAQVRPFLDVALDAFGPDRLMFGSDWPVSGPYGRWLDTVSSWLADRVGEHRRRAVLAENAERFYRLG comes from the coding sequence ATGCGAGTCGTGGACGGACACCTCCATCTCTGGGACCCCGAGGCCCTCACCTACGAGTGGCTGGAAGGAGCTCTGCTCCGATCTTTCGGTCCGGATGAGCTCGACGTCGCCTTGCAGGACGCCCCCGACGCGGACTGCGGCTTCGTGTTCGTGCAGGCGGAATGCGCGCCCGAGCAGGCGATCGCCGAGACGGACTGGGTCGCGTCACTGACCTCGCGCGTGCCCGTGCGGGGGATCGTGGCCCGCGCGCCGCTCGAAGACCCCGCCGCGACCGACGCGCATCTCGCGGCCTTCGCGGAGCGGCCGCTCGTCATCGGGGTGCGACGCCTGCTGCAGTCCGAGCCCGACGGCTTCTGCCTGCGGCCGGGCTTCCTCCGCTCGGCCGAGGCGGTCGCCGCGGCCGGACTCACGTTCGACGCGTGCGTGCGCTGGGAGCAGCTGCCCGACGTGGTGGCGCTCGCGGACGCCCTGCCCGACCTCGCCATCGTGCTGGACCACCTGGGCAAGCCCGAGGTGGGTTCGCCGGATGACGCGGACCCCGCCGACGGCACGCCGTGGGCGGAGTCGCTGCGCGACCTCGCGCAGCGTCCGAACGTCGTGTGCAAGCTCTCGGGCCTGCCGGCGGAGTCGGCCGGCGAATGGACCGACGCCCAGGTGAGGCCTTTCCTCGACGTGGCCCTGGACGCCTTCGGCCCCGACCGCCTGATGTTCGGCAGCGACTGGCCGGTCTCGGGTCCTTACGGACGATGGCTCGACACGGTGTCCTCGTGGCTGGCCGACCGCGTCGGCGAGCACCGCCGGAGAGCGGTGCTCGCCGAGAACGCCGAGCGGTTCTACCGCTTGGGCTGA
- a CDS encoding RbsD/FucU family protein has product MLEGINPLLTGELLLHLDRMGHSDAVVIADAHFPAWAIGVRVVDLPGTTTPDVLAAVRSVVPLDDAPALDLMTSADGEVLDVQRELAAAAGVDLPRYIDRFEYYEVAKAAYLVVRTGETRTYGNALLRKGVVGHPSA; this is encoded by the coding sequence ATGCTCGAGGGCATCAACCCGCTGCTCACGGGGGAGTTGCTGCTCCACCTGGATCGCATGGGTCATTCCGACGCGGTCGTGATCGCCGACGCGCACTTCCCGGCGTGGGCGATCGGCGTGCGCGTCGTCGACCTTCCCGGCACGACGACCCCCGACGTGCTGGCGGCCGTGCGGAGCGTCGTGCCGCTCGACGACGCGCCCGCGCTCGACCTGATGACGTCGGCCGACGGAGAGGTGCTCGACGTGCAGCGCGAGCTCGCTGCCGCGGCAGGCGTCGACCTCCCGCGCTACATCGACAGGTTCGAGTACTACGAGGTCGCGAAGGCCGCGTACCTCGTCGTGCGCACGGGGGAGACCCGCACCTACGGGAATGCGCTGCTGCGCAAGGGCGTGGTCGGGCACCCGTCCGCCTGA
- a CDS encoding fumarylacetoacetate hydrolase family protein yields the protein MKFARLGESGSEIPVVVDADRYLDLRPLTSDVDGGFLADDPVRRTSDAIAEGLLPELVGAAELRIGAPIARPSAVICIGQNYAAHARESGAEPPTVPILFLKTPNTVVGPNDTVTIPRGSEKTDWEVELGVVIGRRAAYLDSPDEADAHIAGYVVANDVSERTFQIEVSGGQWSKGKIAHGFNPTGPWLVTADEVDAQNLRLKSFVNGEPRQDSNTSDMIFDVRAIVHHLSQFVTLEPGDLILTGTPQGVAFGGKFPYLKPGDVVDIDIEGLGAQRQEFVAWKAIR from the coding sequence ATGAAGTTCGCGCGCCTCGGCGAGTCCGGCAGTGAGATCCCCGTCGTCGTCGACGCAGACCGATACCTCGATCTGCGCCCGCTCACATCCGATGTCGACGGCGGATTCCTCGCCGACGACCCCGTCCGCCGGACGTCGGACGCCATCGCCGAAGGGCTCCTCCCCGAGCTCGTGGGCGCGGCCGAGCTGCGCATCGGCGCGCCCATCGCCCGGCCGAGCGCCGTCATCTGCATCGGCCAGAACTACGCCGCGCACGCTCGGGAGTCGGGTGCGGAACCGCCGACCGTGCCGATCCTGTTCCTCAAGACCCCGAACACCGTCGTCGGTCCGAACGACACCGTGACGATCCCGCGCGGAAGCGAGAAGACGGACTGGGAGGTCGAGCTCGGCGTCGTGATCGGCCGCCGTGCCGCATACCTCGACAGTCCCGACGAAGCCGACGCCCACATCGCCGGCTACGTCGTCGCCAACGACGTGTCGGAGCGCACGTTCCAGATCGAGGTCTCGGGCGGGCAGTGGTCGAAGGGCAAGATCGCGCACGGCTTCAACCCGACCGGTCCGTGGCTGGTCACGGCGGACGAGGTCGACGCCCAGAATCTCCGCCTGAAGAGCTTCGTCAACGGCGAGCCCCGTCAGGACTCGAACACGAGCGACATGATCTTCGACGTGCGCGCCATCGTGCACCACCTCTCGCAGTTCGTCACCCTCGAGCCCGGCGACCTCATCCTCACCGGCACGCCGCAGGGCGTGGCGTTCGGCGGCAAGTTCCCGTACCTGAAGCCGGGCGACGTGGTCGACATCGACATCGAGGGGCTCGGCGCGCAGCGCCAGGAGTTCGTGGCGTGGAAGGCGATCCGATGA
- a CDS encoding aldo/keto reductase translates to MLRPERAALQNPALTRLGYGAANVGNLFRELSDDQAWAILDAAWESGIRYFDTAPHYGLGLSEQRLGAFLRTKPRDEFVISTKAGRLLRPNPDDDGGLDLAADFHVPTTLRREWDFSEAGVRASLEESQERLGLDRIDVLYLHDPERHDLDLALREAFPALEQLRAEGAVDAIGIGSMVSEALAAAVESADLDLIMIAGRYTLLEQPAADAVLPACHERGTGVVAASVFNSGLLAKDEPSRDDRYEYGRMPEPLWERLQSILAVCRAHDVPLPAAAVQFPLRDASVRSVVVGGSRPEQLRRNAELMAVDIPAALWDDLAAAGLIR, encoded by the coding sequence ATGCTGCGGCCTGAGCGCGCCGCCCTCCAGAACCCCGCCCTGACCCGTCTCGGGTACGGTGCGGCGAACGTCGGCAACCTCTTCCGCGAACTCAGCGACGACCAGGCCTGGGCGATCCTGGACGCGGCGTGGGAGAGCGGCATCCGTTATTTCGACACCGCCCCGCACTACGGCCTCGGGCTGTCGGAGCAGCGCCTCGGCGCGTTCCTCAGGACCAAGCCACGCGATGAGTTCGTGATCTCGACGAAGGCGGGGCGTCTGCTGCGCCCCAACCCCGACGACGACGGCGGACTCGATCTCGCCGCCGACTTCCACGTGCCGACGACGCTGCGCCGCGAGTGGGACTTCTCCGAGGCGGGCGTGCGCGCGAGCCTCGAGGAATCGCAGGAGCGCCTCGGACTCGACCGCATCGACGTGCTCTACCTGCACGACCCGGAGCGGCACGACCTCGACCTGGCGCTGCGCGAGGCGTTCCCCGCGCTCGAGCAGCTGCGCGCCGAGGGCGCCGTCGACGCGATCGGGATCGGCTCGATGGTGAGCGAGGCGCTCGCCGCCGCCGTCGAGAGCGCCGATCTCGATCTCATCATGATCGCCGGCCGCTACACGCTGCTCGAGCAGCCGGCCGCCGATGCCGTGCTGCCGGCGTGTCACGAGCGCGGGACCGGGGTGGTCGCGGCATCCGTCTTCAACTCCGGACTGCTCGCGAAGGACGAGCCGTCCCGCGACGACCGGTACGAGTACGGGCGGATGCCGGAGCCGCTGTGGGAGCGCCTGCAGTCGATCCTCGCCGTGTGCCGCGCGCACGACGTGCCGCTGCCCGCCGCGGCCGTGCAGTTCCCGCTCCGCGACGCATCCGTGCGCTCGGTCGTCGTCGGCGGCAGCCGACCCGAGCAGTTGCGCCGGAACGCCGAGCTCATGGCGGTCGACATCCCCGCCGCCCTGTGGGACGACCTGGCCGCCGCGGGCCTCATCCGCTGA
- a CDS encoding D-alanyl-D-alanine carboxypeptidase family protein: protein MTSDDTPAPTRRARRVQTGAVPTPGPEEVPEVGVLTMQTGETDAVSPPTSTAPVDVTPVAPTIATVPVADVPSVATWNPTEVVDPSGLSLPTVTTATTAAGAPNGRTALAWVDETVVERVAAPVDLTAAATPYVTVDADLLADAPRRSPLRAAVVVPTLAIAAVVGAYAATMLLWPLHAVAPTVTAIQVQPIAAPAAAPAWPAEGSAAEAVAGIPGTLASTADPAAIASITKVVTALVVLEEMPLAVGEQGPEYRFSSADRSRYWQYRSGGESALDVPVGGSLTEYQMLEGMLVGSANNYADRLAQGIWPSDAVYASAANAWLTAHGVAGVTVREPTGMDPRNEASPQALVTLAQKALAHPVIAEIVAKQSVDLPGAGKVENTNGLLADPGVVGIKTGTLDAWNLLSAKDVMIGDKTVRLYASVLGQSDDEARLAASRALYAQMESELQLKPSVTTSTVAGQVETLWGDKVDIVTSGDASVILWNGGSGTVTTTYHLGDSRDAGEVVGSLSVTGPLDAATVDLTLAAEITEPSPWWRLTHPMDLFGLNG, encoded by the coding sequence GTGACATCGGACGACACCCCTGCGCCCACGCGTCGCGCGCGCCGCGTGCAGACCGGTGCCGTTCCGACGCCGGGTCCCGAAGAGGTCCCTGAGGTCGGCGTCCTCACGATGCAGACGGGTGAGACGGATGCCGTGTCCCCGCCCACGAGCACGGCTCCGGTCGATGTGACCCCGGTCGCTCCGACGATCGCGACCGTGCCCGTCGCCGATGTGCCCTCGGTCGCGACATGGAACCCGACGGAGGTTGTCGACCCCTCCGGCCTCTCGCTCCCGACCGTCACCACCGCCACGACGGCAGCCGGCGCCCCGAACGGTCGCACGGCGCTCGCCTGGGTCGACGAGACCGTCGTCGAACGCGTCGCGGCGCCCGTCGACCTGACCGCGGCGGCGACGCCGTACGTGACGGTCGACGCCGATCTCCTCGCCGACGCCCCCCGGCGCTCGCCCCTGCGGGCCGCCGTCGTCGTGCCGACGCTCGCGATCGCGGCCGTCGTCGGCGCGTACGCGGCGACGATGCTGCTGTGGCCTCTGCACGCCGTCGCCCCCACGGTGACCGCGATCCAGGTGCAGCCGATCGCGGCGCCCGCCGCCGCGCCCGCGTGGCCCGCCGAGGGGAGCGCGGCGGAGGCCGTCGCCGGCATCCCGGGAACACTCGCCTCGACCGCCGACCCCGCCGCGATCGCCAGCATCACCAAGGTGGTGACCGCGCTCGTCGTGCTGGAGGAGATGCCGCTCGCCGTCGGCGAGCAGGGCCCGGAATACCGCTTCTCGTCGGCCGACCGCTCGCGCTACTGGCAGTACCGCTCGGGCGGCGAGTCCGCGCTCGACGTCCCGGTCGGGGGGTCGCTCACCGAGTACCAGATGCTCGAGGGCATGCTCGTCGGCTCCGCGAACAACTACGCCGACCGCCTGGCCCAGGGCATCTGGCCCTCCGACGCGGTGTACGCCTCCGCCGCCAACGCGTGGCTCACGGCCCACGGCGTTGCGGGCGTCACCGTCCGCGAGCCCACCGGCATGGACCCGCGTAACGAGGCCAGTCCCCAGGCCCTCGTGACGCTTGCGCAGAAGGCCCTGGCGCACCCCGTGATCGCCGAGATCGTCGCGAAGCAGTCCGTGGATCTTCCGGGCGCGGGGAAGGTCGAGAACACGAACGGTCTCCTCGCCGATCCGGGCGTCGTCGGCATCAAGACCGGAACGCTCGACGCCTGGAACCTGCTCTCGGCCAAGGACGTCATGATCGGCGACAAGACCGTGCGCCTGTACGCATCGGTGCTGGGTCAGTCCGACGACGAGGCACGCCTCGCCGCGTCCCGAGCGCTGTACGCGCAGATGGAGTCGGAACTGCAGCTCAAGCCCTCGGTGACAACGAGCACGGTCGCCGGTCAGGTCGAGACGCTGTGGGGCGACAAGGTCGACATCGTCACGTCGGGCGACGCGTCGGTGATCCTGTGGAACGGTGGCAGCGGCACCGTCACGACCACCTACCACCTGGGCGACAGCCGCGACGCCGGCGAAGTCGTCGGCTCGCTCAGCGTGACCGGACCGCTCGACGCGGCCACCGTCGACCTGACCCTCGCGGCCGAGATCACCGAGCCGTCGCCGTGGTGGCGCCTCACGCACCCGATGGACCTCTTCGGCCTCAACGGCTGA
- a CDS encoding SDR family NAD(P)-dependent oxidoreductase — translation MSGRPLDGLVAVVTGGASGIGAAIATALADEGAEVAVLDLDPSGADPRFVAFAADVSDRAAVDRAVAAVGERFGRIDILVNNAGIGAQGDIAANDDDEWARVFSINVTGIARVTSAALPWLRRSPAAAICNMSSIAATAGLPQRALYSASKGAVLSLTRAMAADHLREGIRVNAVNPGTADTPWIGRLLASAPDPVAERAALEARQPHGRLVSAAEVAGAVLYLVSPSSGSTTGTYIEVDGGMSPLRLRPAGS, via the coding sequence ATGAGCGGCCGGCCGCTGGACGGCCTCGTCGCCGTTGTGACGGGCGGGGCGTCGGGCATCGGCGCGGCGATCGCGACCGCACTCGCGGACGAGGGGGCCGAGGTCGCGGTGCTCGACCTCGATCCCTCGGGCGCCGACCCGCGCTTCGTCGCGTTCGCCGCGGACGTGTCGGACCGGGCCGCGGTCGACCGGGCCGTCGCCGCGGTCGGTGAGCGGTTCGGGCGCATCGACATCCTCGTCAACAACGCCGGCATCGGCGCACAGGGCGACATCGCCGCGAACGACGACGACGAGTGGGCGCGCGTGTTCTCGATCAACGTCACGGGCATCGCGCGCGTCACGTCGGCGGCGCTGCCGTGGCTGCGGCGCTCCCCGGCCGCCGCGATCTGCAACATGTCCTCGATCGCGGCCACGGCGGGACTGCCGCAGCGCGCGCTCTACAGCGCGTCGAAGGGCGCCGTGCTCTCGCTGACGCGCGCGATGGCCGCCGACCACCTGCGCGAAGGCATCCGCGTCAACGCCGTCAATCCGGGCACCGCCGACACCCCGTGGATCGGCCGCCTGCTCGCGAGCGCCCCCGATCCCGTTGCCGAGCGCGCCGCGCTCGAGGCGCGACAGCCGCACGGACGTCTCGTGTCGGCCGCCGAGGTCGCCGGCGCGGTGCTCTATCTCGTGAGCCCGTCGTCGGGCTCCACGACCGGCACCTACATCGAGGTCGACGGCGGGATGTCGCCGCTGCGCCTCCGCCCGGCCGGCTCCTGA